Proteins encoded together in one Pseudomonadota bacterium window:
- the polA gene encoding DNA polymerase I, translating into MSEQNHLYLVDGSAYIFRAYHRLPPLTNPEGTPVGAVYGYTTMLWKLADELNKADGPTHLAVVLDKSSKSFRNEIYDQYKANRPPPPEDLRPQFPLIRDATRAFSLPLIEEENVEADDMIASYTKAAQRAGWKVTIVSSDKDLMQLIEPKDDSAVDMLDTMKNVRTARDGVVEKFGVGPELVGDMLSLMGDSVDNIPGVKGIGPKTASKLLLEYGDLESVLAAAPEMKKSKMRENLIEYAEDARLSRVLVTLKEDCPLPMELDTFKLGDIPPDPLAEFLNAHGFSSLLRKLGAEPAKPKAGDSYGKAEAGQGTTAPLPPKMPEIDRSGYACVTDAETLDHWIARAHETGHVAFDTETTSLNPMQADLVGFSMAVAPNEACYVPLAHGGTDLLAEKPEQVPLDVALTKLKPLLEDGSVLKIGQNIKYDINVLARHDIAIAPVDDTMVISFALDAGRTQISGGHGMDELARQHLGHECLSYKSLTGTGKSQIGFGEVPLDKATEYAAEDADVTLRLWKLLTPRLSAEGGTRIYETVDRPTIAVLGQMERHGVHVDREVLARLSGEFASEMQRLEGEVHDIAGEEFALGSPKQLGEILFGKMGLKGGKKGKSGQYSTDVTVLEKLARQGQSIATKVLDWRQMAKLKSTYTDALQADINPRTGRVHTSYSLTGAQTGRLSSTDPNLQNIPIRTEMGRQIRFAFTAEPGNVLLAADYSQIELRLAAHMADVDTLKTAFADGEDIHNRTAQELFGAINRETRGRAKTINFAILYGISRWGLAGRLEVDPDEAQAMIDTYFERFPGINRYISDTLMQAKEKGYTETLFGRKTHFPRINAKNQTERQGAERAAINAPIQGTSADIVKRAMTRMTPALRNAGLDKVRMLLQVHDELVFELPEGDVEAASAIIREVMAKAAEPAVKLSVPLGVDIGTGPSWGEAH; encoded by the coding sequence ATGTCTGAACAGAATCATCTCTATCTGGTCGATGGATCGGCCTATATCTTCCGCGCCTATCACCGTCTGCCGCCGCTCACCAATCCCGAAGGCACTCCGGTCGGTGCGGTTTATGGTTATACCACCATGTTGTGGAAGCTAGCCGATGAGCTGAACAAGGCTGATGGCCCAACGCATCTTGCCGTGGTGCTCGACAAGTCTTCCAAGAGCTTCCGCAACGAGATTTACGATCAGTATAAGGCCAACCGCCCGCCGCCACCCGAAGATTTGCGGCCGCAATTTCCGCTGATCCGCGATGCCACCCGCGCTTTCTCGCTGCCGCTGATCGAGGAGGAGAATGTCGAGGCCGATGACATGATCGCCAGCTACACCAAAGCAGCACAGCGCGCCGGGTGGAAGGTGACGATTGTCTCTTCGGACAAAGACCTGATGCAGTTGATCGAACCCAAGGACGACAGCGCTGTCGATATGCTCGACACGATGAAAAATGTCCGCACCGCGCGTGACGGCGTGGTCGAGAAATTCGGCGTCGGACCGGAGCTTGTGGGCGATATGCTCTCGCTAATGGGCGACAGCGTCGACAATATCCCCGGCGTCAAGGGCATCGGTCCCAAGACCGCGAGCAAATTGCTGCTGGAATATGGCGATCTGGAGAGCGTTCTCGCCGCTGCGCCGGAGATGAAAAAATCCAAGATGCGCGAGAACCTTATCGAATATGCCGAGGATGCAAGACTGTCGCGGGTGCTGGTAACGCTCAAGGAAGACTGCCCGCTGCCGATGGAATTGGACACGTTCAAGCTCGGTGATATTCCCCCCGACCCACTGGCGGAATTTCTCAATGCGCATGGCTTTTCCAGTCTGCTGCGCAAGCTGGGCGCAGAACCGGCAAAACCCAAGGCTGGTGACAGCTACGGCAAGGCGGAGGCCGGACAAGGCACCACTGCTCCGCTGCCGCCGAAAATGCCCGAGATTGACCGCAGCGGTTATGCCTGTGTCACCGATGCCGAGACGCTCGATCACTGGATCGCCCGGGCGCATGAAACCGGGCATGTTGCCTTTGATACCGAAACCACGTCGCTCAACCCGATGCAGGCCGATCTGGTCGGGTTCAGCATGGCGGTTGCGCCGAATGAGGCATGCTACGTCCCGCTGGCGCATGGCGGCACGGATTTGCTGGCGGAGAAGCCCGAACAAGTGCCGCTAGATGTGGCACTGACGAAACTCAAGCCGCTGCTCGAGGACGGCAGCGTCCTCAAAATCGGGCAGAATATCAAATATGATATCAACGTTTTGGCGCGGCACGATATCGCCATCGCCCCGGTCGATGATACCATGGTCATCAGCTTTGCGCTTGATGCCGGGCGGACGCAAATTTCCGGCGGTCATGGCATGGACGAACTGGCGCGCCAGCATCTGGGGCATGAGTGCCTCAGCTATAAATCGCTCACCGGCACCGGCAAATCGCAAATCGGCTTTGGCGAGGTGCCGCTCGACAAGGCCACCGAATATGCCGCCGAGGACGCCGATGTGACACTGCGGCTGTGGAAGCTGCTCACACCGCGGCTCAGCGCCGAGGGCGGCACGCGGATTTATGAAACGGTCGACCGCCCTACCATCGCTGTGCTCGGCCAGATGGAACGGCACGGCGTGCATGTCGACCGCGAGGTGCTGGCGCGGCTATCGGGCGAGTTTGCCAGTGAGATGCAGCGGCTCGAGGGCGAAGTGCATGACATTGCGGGTGAAGAATTCGCGCTGGGCAGCCCGAAACAGCTGGGCGAAATCCTGTTCGGCAAAATGGGCCTGAAGGGCGGCAAAAAGGGCAAGTCCGGGCAATATTCTACCGATGTCACGGTGCTGGAGAAACTCGCGCGCCAAGGCCAGTCCATTGCCACCAAGGTGCTCGACTGGCGGCAGATGGCAAAGCTAAAATCAACCTATACCGATGCGCTGCAGGCGGATATCAACCCGCGCACCGGGCGGGTGCACACCAGCTACAGCCTGACCGGGGCTCAGACAGGACGGCTGTCCTCGACCGACCCGAATTTGCAGAATATCCCGATCCGCACCGAAATGGGTCGCCAGATCCGCTTCGCCTTTACCGCCGAGCCGGGCAATGTGCTGCTCGCTGCCGATTATAGCCAGATCGAGCTGCGTCTGGCGGCGCATATGGCCGATGTCGATACGCTGAAAACCGCCTTTGCCGATGGCGAGGATATTCACAACCGCACCGCGCAGGAGCTGTTCGGCGCAATCAACCGCGAAACCCGCGGCCGCGCCAAGACGATCAACTTCGCCATTCTCTACGGCATCTCACGCTGGGGGCTGGCCGGGCGGCTGGAGGTTGACCCCGATGAGGCACAGGCGATGATCGATACCTATTTCGAGCGCTTCCCTGGCATCAACCGCTATATCTCCGACACGCTGATGCAGGCCAAGGAAAAGGGCTATACCGAGACGCTGTTCGGCCGCAAAACCCATTTCCCGCGGATCAACGCCAAGAACCAGACCGAACGCCAGGGCGCCGAACGCGCCGCGATCAATGCCCCGATCCAGGGCACCAGCGCCGATATTGTCAAGCGCGCCATGACCCGCATGACCCCGGCGCTGCGCAACGCCGGGCTCGACAAGGTGCGCATGCTGCTACAGGTGCATGACGAGCTGGTGTTCGAACTGCCCGAAGGCGATGTCGAAGCGGCATCGGCCATCATCCGCGAGGTGATGGCCAAGGCGGCGGAGCCAGCGGTCAAACTCTCGGTCCCGCTCGGCGTCGATATCGGCACCGGCCCAAGCTGGGGCGAGGCGCATTAA